One genomic region from Rosa rugosa chromosome 1, drRosRugo1.1, whole genome shotgun sequence encodes:
- the LOC133727424 gene encoding peroxidase 73, protein MGRFSLVLVWSLCLSLCMFSKPTSAQLKTNFYANICPNVESIVKNAVTKKFQQTFVTVPATIRLFFHDCFVQGCDASVIIASTGSNKAEKDHPDNLSLAGDGFDTVIKAKAAVDAVAQCTNKVSCADILALATRDAIVLSGGPSYQVELGRLDGLSSTSSSVNGKLPQPTFNVNQLNSMFSANELTQSDMVALSAAHTVGFSHCSKFASRIGNPVDTTLNKTYAAELQQQCPKNVDPNIAINMDPNTPRTFDNMYYKNLQEGKGLFTSDQVLFTDTRTRPTVNTWASNNAAFQQAFITAMTKLGRVGVKTGNNGNIRRDCAVFN, encoded by the exons ATGGGTCGATTCAGTCTTGTTCTGGTTTGGTCACTTTGCCTTTCTTTGTGCATGTTCTCTAAACCCACATCGGCGCAGTTGAAAACAAACTTCTACGCCAATATCTGCCCCAATGTCGAATCCATTGTCAAAAATGCTGTCACTAAGAAGTTCCAACAAACATTTGTGACGGTTCCCGCCACTATTCGTCTCTTTTTCCACGATTGCTTTGTCCAG GGTTGTGATGCTTCAGTAATTATTGCTTCAACAGGAAGCAATAAAGCAGAGAAAGACCACCCTGATAATCTGTCATTGGCCGGAGATGGGTTCGATACTGTGATCAAAGCAAAAGCAGCCGTTGATGCAGTTGCACAATGCACAAACAAAGTCTCTTGTGCTGATATTCTTGCTTTAGCTACCAGAGACGCTATTGTTCTG TCTGGGGGGCCTTCATATCAAGTTGAATTGGGAAGATTGGATGGACTGAGCTCAACTTCTTCAAGTGTAAATGGGAAGCTTCCCCAGCCAACCTTCAATGTGAACCAGCTCAATTCCATGTTCAGTGCAAATGAGTTAACTCAGTCAGACATGGTTGCTCTTTCAG CGGCGCACACCGTCGGATTCTCTCATTGCAGCAAGTTCGCTAGTCGGATAGGAAACCCGGTGGACACCACGCTAAACAAAACCTATGCTGCAGAGCTGCAACAACAGTGTCCGAAGAACGTTGATCCCAACATAGCCATCAACATGGACCCAAACACGCCCAGAACTTTTGACAATATGTACTACAAGAATCTTCAGGAGGGCAAAGGCTTGTTCACCTCCGATCAGGTCCTTTTCACCGACACTAGGACCCGGCCCACTGTCAATACATGGGCCTCAAACAATGCAGCTTTCCAACAAGCCTTTATTACTGCTATGACAAAGTTAGGCCGGGTCGGAGTCAAGACCGGCAATAATGGTAATATCCGTCGGGATTGTGCCGTTTTTAATTGA
- the LOC133727425 gene encoding uncharacterized protein LOC133727425 translates to MPAIRQFSRIDTSELKDQIERKVGSLKAEKYFSLLTGYLSLKIRKSDFDRLCIETIGKENVCLHNHLIRSILRNASLSKTPPSSKSSFAGSLSVKVANGYQKTSLQLLCRDFPKSPKKERTPNLRDRRARNRLTYSEAPIAKIQVQERATELLSLGGRPPGSDEDGEEVDQAAECPSIHSIRPLSAPLGIPICTGRTKKLLIKGSAPAIYNETCLNSGELPDTSSLRKRLKQKLEMEGMELSEDCANLLNNGLDVFLKRLIKPCLDLAGSRSKDKHIDREHSDDMRNVQRPSRPYSASVLDFRAAMDLNPQILGEDWPTKLEKVCLHA, encoded by the coding sequence ATGCCAGCAATTAGGCAATTTTCTCGGATAGACACTTCAGAACTAAAAGATCAGATTGAGAGGAAGGTTGGGAGCCTGAAGGCGGAAAAGTATTTCAGTCTTCTCACAGGATACTTGAGTCTCAAGATTCGCAAATCCGATTTTGATAGGCTCTGCATTGAAACAATAGGAAAAGAAAATGTCTGTCTTCATAATCATCTTATCCGTTCCATACTGAGAAATGCAAGCCTTTCGAAGACTCCCCCATCGAGCAAAAGCAGCTTTGCAGGTTCTCTTAGTGTAAAAGTGGCAAATGGATATCAAAAAACTAGTCTTCAATTGTTATGCAGAGATTTCCCCAAATCACCTAAGAAAGAGAGGACTCCCAATCTTCGTGATCGAAGGGCAAGGAATCGTTTGACCTATTCTGAGGCTCCTATTGCAAAAATTCAAGTACAAGAAAGGGCAACCGAGCTTCTTTCTTTGGGGGGCAGACCCCCCGGCTCAGATGAAGACGGGGAAGAGGTTGATCAGGCTGCTGAATGTCCAAGCATCCACAGTATAAGACCTCTTAGTGCTCCTCTCGGAATCCCAATATGCACTGGAAGGACAAAAAAACTGTTAATCAAAGGATCAGCACCTGCTATTTACAACGAGACTTGTCTGAACAGTGGGGAGTTACCTGATACTAGTTCTTTAAGAAAGAGGTTGAAGCAGAAGTTGGAGATGGAGGGAATGGAACTGTCCGAGGATTGTGCGAACTTGTTGAATAATGGACTTGATGTTTTCTTAAAGAGATTAATAAAGCCCTGTTTGGATTTAGCTGGTTCAAGGTCTAAGGACAAACACATAGATAGAGAACATAGCGATGATATGAGAAACGTACAAAGACCAAGCAGGCCTTATTCAGCATCTGTACTAGACTTTCGGGCTGCGATGGATTTGAACCCTCAAATACTTGGAGAAGATTGGCCAACAAAACTTGAGAAGGTTTGCTTGCATGCATAG
- the LOC133727426 gene encoding scarecrow-like protein 32, which produces MMQFTETPPQPLHQIVTTPPFSPNLPIMNKNQTHRTRPWPGFPTSSKLTNFGDANCMEQLLVHCANAIETNDATLAQQILWVLNNIAPPDGDSNQRLTCAFLRALIARAARSGSLKLLAAMNAAQANLAIHTHKFSVIELAGFIDLTPWHRFGFTAANAAILEAVEGYSVIHIVDLSLTHCMQIPTLVDAIASRQDGLTTPPLLKLTVAGTTEDVPPMLDLSYEELGSKLVNFARSRNIILEFRVIPSSYTDGYANLIEQLRVQNLVYPESGHEALVINCHMMLHYIPEETFQNFEPCSSSSTSITTSSTSLRSMFLKAVRGLDPTVVVVVDEDADLTSNDLVGRLRSAFNYLWIPYDTVDTFLPRGSKQRQWYEADMCWKIENVIAYEGFQRVERLEPKCRWVQRMRSAGFRSVSFGEEAVNEVKAMLDEHAAGWGLKREEEDLVLTWKGHNVVFATAWMPA; this is translated from the coding sequence ATGATGCAATTTACTGAAACACCACCGCAACCCTTACACCAAATTGTGACCACACCACCGTTCTCTCCAAATCTCCCAATCATGAACAAAAACCAGACACACCGGACGCGTCCGTGGCCTGGCTTCCCCACGTCGTCGAAGCTCACCAACTTCGGCGACGCCAACTGCATGGAGCAGCTACTAGTCCACTGCGCCAACGCCATCGAGACCAACGACGCCACGTTGGCGCAGCAGATCTTGTGGGTTCTCAACAACATTGCTCCCCCGGACGGTGACTCGAACCAGCGCCTCACGTGCGCTTTTCTTCGAGCACTCATCGCTCGTGCGGCCAGGAGCGGAAGTCTTAAGCTCCTTGCAGCAATGAACGCCGCCCAGGCTAACCTCGCCATCCACACTCATAAATTCTCCGTCATCGAGCTCGCGGGGTTTATTGACCTCACGCCGTGGCACCGGTTCGGCTTCACCGCCGCAAACGCCGCCATTCTGGAAGCGGTGGAAGGCTACTCCGTTATCCACATCGTTGACTTGAGTTTGACTCACTGCATGCAAATTCCAACTCTGGTCGATGCCATTGCTTCTCGTCAGGACGGGTTAACTACTCCTCCGCTGCTGAAGCTCACTGTGGCCGGAACAACAGAGGACGTGCCGCCGATGCTGGATCTTTCCTACGAGGAGCTGGGGTCGAAATTGGTCAATTTCGCAAGATCCCGGAACATAATCCTAGAGTTTAGAGTCATCCCTTCGAGTTATACAGACGGATATGCAAACTTAATTGAGCAGCTTCGGGTCCAGAACTTGGTGTACCCAGAGAGTGGACATGAGGCTCTAGTCATAAACTGTCACATGATGCTCCATTACATTCCGGAAGAGACGTTTCAGAATTTCGAGCCTTGTTCTTCGTCCTCAACATCCATCACTACTTCTTCCACTTCACTGAGGTCGATGTTTTTGAAAGCCGTTCGGGGTTTGGACCCAACCGTCGTCGTTGTGGTGGACGAGGACGCTGACTTGACTTCCAACGATTTGGTGGGGAGGCTGAGGTCGGCGTTCAACTATCTGTGGATTCCTTATGATACTGTTGACACGTTTCTGCCGAGGGGGAGCAAGCAGAGGCAGTGGTACGAGGCCGATATGTGCTGGAAAATCGAGAATGTGATTGCCTACGAGGGATTTCAGAGGGTCGAGAGGCTGGAGCCCAAATGCCGGTGGGTGCAGCGGATGAGGAGCGCCGGGTTTCGAAGCGTTTCGTTCGGAGAGGAGGCTGTGAATGAGGTGAAAGCTATGCTGGATGAGCACGCGGCGGGGTGGGGGTtgaagagggaagaagaagatctTGTGCTTACTTGGAAGGGACACAATGTTGTTTTTGCCACTGCTTGGATGCCTGCTTGA